In the Puniceicoccales bacterium genome, one interval contains:
- the truA gene encoding tRNA pseudouridine(38-40) synthase TruA, whose amino-acid sequence MTRWCCVCAYDGTGFHGWQSQPNKNTIQDTIEQWLFYIFKKNIRIFGSGRTDAGVHANNQVFHFDADWKHGENKLLLALDSKLPKNISIKSIQKVENNFHAQFSVIKKRYVYRLREGIANPFEYKFLWELKSKKLDIQKMNTLGQALLGCHDFIAFGAKRKDDKNECTIKTMHSLSFSRQGNYITLSTEASGYLYKMVRTIVGTMVEVGIGALSQNYVLECFTDKQRKEKIVTAPALGLFLDKVYY is encoded by the coding sequence ATGACCCGATGGTGTTGCGTATGTGCTTATGACGGAACAGGTTTTCATGGATGGCAAAGTCAGCCTAACAAAAATACTATACAGGATACAATAGAACAATGGCTTTTTTACATTTTTAAAAAAAATATCCGGATATTTGGCAGCGGAAGAACCGATGCCGGTGTGCATGCAAACAATCAAGTCTTTCATTTTGATGCAGATTGGAAACATGGTGAAAATAAATTATTGCTCGCCCTTGATTCAAAGCTCCCAAAAAATATTAGCATAAAATCTATTCAAAAAGTTGAAAATAATTTTCATGCCCAGTTTTCCGTCATAAAAAAAAGATATGTATATCGCCTACGAGAAGGTATCGCTAACCCATTCGAGTACAAGTTTTTATGGGAATTGAAAAGCAAAAAATTAGATATCCAAAAAATGAATACATTGGGTCAAGCATTGCTTGGATGTCATGATTTTATAGCCTTTGGAGCCAAACGAAAAGATGATAAAAATGAATGTACAATAAAAACTATGCATTCGCTATCTTTTTCACGCCAAGGAAACTACATAACACTTTCCACCGAAGCCAGTGGTTATCTATACAAAATGGTCAGAACCATAGTGGGGACCATGGTAGAGGTAGGCATTGGCGCATTGTCACAAAACTATGTGCTGGAATGCTTTACAGATAAACAACGAAAAGAAAAAATAGTAACTGCACCGGCCTTAGGATTATTTCTAGACAAAGTCTATTATTAA